In Rubrobacter radiotolerans DSM 5868, a genomic segment contains:
- a CDS encoding NADH-quinone oxidoreductase subunit J produces the protein MTQGLLQTGFITLFGVAAVWFAVVVFRTSSMVRSAIALLFSQAAIGGMFLAMQAEFLGVLQIMMMATEMSIMAIFMVMFMMDPGGLGAMDMTHQKRLSQIAGVAGAFAALAVAFLSGWGPVAESAPGAYEQTRLLGLEIMERSMLIFETAGVTILTAMIAATATAIAARGVKRTVERGDE, from the coding sequence ATGACCCAAGGATTGTTGCAGACGGGCTTTATTACGCTCTTCGGGGTGGCTGCGGTGTGGTTCGCCGTCGTCGTGTTTCGCACTTCCTCGATGGTTCGTTCGGCGATCGCGTTACTCTTTTCTCAGGCTGCCATCGGGGGGATGTTCCTGGCGATGCAGGCCGAGTTTCTGGGGGTGCTTCAGATTATGATGATGGCTACGGAGATGTCCATTATGGCGATCTTCATGGTCATGTTCATGATGGATCCCGGCGGCCTCGGCGCGATGGACATGACGCACCAGAAGCGACTGTCCCAGATAGCCGGCGTGGCAGGAGCTTTCGCCGCGCTCGCCGTGGCGTTCTTATCCGGATGGGGGCCGGTCGCCGAAAGCGCGCCCGGAGCCTACGAGCAGACCCGGCTTCTCGGGTTGGAGATCATGGAGAGAAGCATGCTCATCTTCGAGACGGCTGGCGTGACGATACTCACGGCCATGATCGCCGCGACCGCAACGGCAATCGCCGCCCGTGGGGTAAAGAGAACCGTCGAACGGGGTGATGAGTAA
- a CDS encoding complex I subunit 1 family protein produces MNALFAMLLLVFAAYAVAVMESWLVTGRLRLAAPITSGLAMLGRESIVPRKPDRVFFEVAPPLLVISAMLAFAVLPFSPSLIVTNLATGALFVNAALAYVMVALIMAGWAPNGAYAMIGGWRFLGQVVAYSMLIVMPITAVAMRAESLVTTDIVTSQGGLPNIVYQPTGFVVFVVAAMAVCFLPPLDLPTAPGELAGGVEAEYTGWRLAVFRLGRLLLVVTLASSITVFYLGGWSGPFLPDWTWSLIKTLAVAALMLLSGRYVPRVSEADFLSWCWKLGIPLALLNIVIVGVMLLVETG; encoded by the coding sequence GTGAATGCGCTGTTCGCGATGCTGCTGCTCGTCTTCGCGGCCTACGCTGTCGCCGTGATGGAGTCATGGCTGGTGACGGGGCGACTGCGGCTGGCGGCACCGATCACCTCCGGCCTCGCCATGCTCGGGCGTGAATCCATCGTCCCGCGAAAGCCGGACAGGGTCTTCTTCGAAGTCGCACCACCGCTTCTGGTCATCTCCGCGATGCTCGCCTTTGCGGTTCTCCCTTTCTCTCCTAGCCTGATCGTTACCAATCTCGCGACCGGTGCGCTTTTCGTGAACGCCGCACTCGCTTACGTGATGGTCGCGCTCATCATGGCCGGGTGGGCGCCGAACGGAGCGTACGCAATGATCGGAGGCTGGCGTTTTCTGGGGCAGGTAGTCGCCTACTCCATGCTCATCGTCATGCCGATAACCGCCGTTGCGATGCGGGCCGAATCCCTGGTTACGACCGATATAGTCACCTCTCAAGGCGGGCTACCGAACATCGTCTATCAGCCGACGGGTTTCGTCGTCTTCGTGGTGGCGGCGATGGCGGTATGCTTCCTGCCGCCGCTGGATCTCCCGACCGCTCCCGGCGAACTCGCGGGCGGGGTCGAAGCCGAATACACGGGCTGGCGGCTCGCAGTTTTTCGACTTGGCAGGCTGCTGCTTGTGGTTACGCTCGCATCGTCCATCACCGTCTTCTATCTGGGCGGATGGAGCGGGCCTTTTCTACCCGACTGGACGTGGAGCCTGATCAAAACGCTAGCCGTTGCCGCCCTGATGCTGCTTTCTGGAAGGTACGTGCCGCGAGTGAGCGAGGCGGACTTTCTTTCGTGGTGCTGGAAGCTCGGTATTCCGCTTGCGCTGCTCAATATCGTCATCGTCGGGGTAATGCTGTTGGTGGAGACGGGATGA
- a CDS encoding 2Fe-2S iron-sulfur cluster-binding protein, with protein MPKLEVEGVGKFEVEEGKRLVLAIEEDAGVDILHRCGAYARCTTCRIEYLDGEPEKMTKAEREVLEKRDLYGQVRLSCQTLCDNDMSVRVLMTVGSSGLDGPGNKPEFGITPEPEWMDSKTDE; from the coding sequence ATGCCCAAGCTCGAAGTAGAGGGCGTCGGGAAGTTCGAGGTGGAGGAAGGCAAGCGGCTGGTTCTCGCGATAGAGGAGGATGCAGGAGTGGATATCCTGCATCGCTGCGGAGCTTACGCCAGATGCACGACCTGTCGCATCGAGTACCTGGACGGCGAGCCTGAGAAAATGACTAAAGCCGAGCGGGAAGTACTCGAAAAGCGTGATCTCTACGGTCAGGTGCGGCTCTCTTGCCAGACGCTTTGCGACAACGATATGTCGGTGCGGGTGTTAATGACCGTTGGTTCCAGCGGGCTAGACGGGCCGGGGAACAAGCCGGAGTTCGGGATAACCCCCGAGCCGGAGTGGATGGACAGCAAGACCGATGAATAG
- a CDS encoding complex I subunit 4 family protein: MFPVVSLTLFLPLIGAALLVVLGGATSRTSHSIGIAASGLTLLGAVWMWIRGVEGSGFSQVEEVEWIPSLGAAYRVGVDGISLPLVLMTAILFFVSLVYSAYISDRARSYVALFLLMETACLGVFLSLDAILFYVFFEVSLVGMYFIIAGWGYENRQRAALTFFIYTLLGSLPLLLAILGLYLASDPNTFDMRVYIDSPPLTGVAAILTLIAMLVTFFVKTPVFPVHTWLPLAHTEAPTAGSVILAGVMLKLGTYGLIRFALQMTPDAFRQIAIVVAVFGVVSAIYGAFIALGQSDLKRLVAYTSVNHMGYVVLGVAVAAAATDSSTQALALDGVTLQMIAHGFVTGALFLLVGMLQDRAHTRGIGDFGGLLRTLPILSWLFVLAAFASLGLPGLAHFPAEFQIFLGTLQIYPAAIVVVLGLAVTAGLYLRAIGAVLLGTANERWAGLKDLDRREIISVTPLLFLTLLLGVAPFLALDVIHATTSVLLP; encoded by the coding sequence ATGTTCCCGGTTGTATCCCTGACGTTGTTTCTGCCCCTGATCGGAGCCGCGCTGCTTGTCGTACTGGGCGGTGCCACGTCCAGGACTTCTCACTCTATAGGCATTGCGGCTTCGGGGCTTACTCTCCTAGGGGCTGTCTGGATGTGGATCAGAGGTGTAGAGGGTTCGGGTTTCTCGCAGGTCGAAGAGGTCGAGTGGATACCGTCGCTCGGGGCGGCGTACCGGGTGGGGGTGGACGGGATCAGCCTTCCGCTCGTCCTGATGACTGCGATCCTCTTCTTCGTTAGCCTCGTATATTCGGCGTATATCTCCGATAGAGCGCGCTCCTACGTAGCTCTTTTCCTGCTCATGGAAACGGCCTGTCTCGGGGTGTTCCTGTCTCTGGATGCGATCCTCTTCTATGTCTTCTTCGAAGTTTCGCTGGTCGGGATGTACTTCATCATCGCGGGCTGGGGATACGAGAATCGCCAGCGAGCTGCCCTGACGTTCTTTATCTACACGCTGCTCGGCAGCCTGCCGCTCTTACTGGCGATCCTCGGCCTCTACCTCGCAAGCGACCCGAATACCTTCGACATGCGCGTCTATATAGACTCGCCGCCCCTCACGGGGGTCGCCGCGATACTGACCCTGATCGCGATGCTGGTCACGTTCTTCGTCAAGACCCCGGTATTCCCGGTTCATACGTGGCTGCCGCTGGCTCACACCGAGGCCCCGACTGCGGGGAGCGTCATCCTCGCCGGGGTCATGCTCAAGCTCGGAACCTACGGTCTCATACGCTTCGCCCTCCAGATGACGCCGGACGCGTTTCGCCAGATCGCGATCGTGGTGGCAGTGTTCGGGGTGGTTAGTGCTATCTACGGGGCGTTCATCGCGCTCGGTCAGTCCGATCTGAAACGACTCGTTGCCTACACGAGCGTCAACCATATGGGTTACGTTGTCCTGGGTGTGGCTGTAGCAGCCGCAGCGACGGACTCTTCCACGCAGGCCCTCGCCCTTGACGGGGTGACACTCCAGATGATCGCGCACGGCTTCGTAACAGGTGCTTTGTTCCTTCTGGTCGGGATGCTTCAGGATCGCGCACACACGCGAGGGATCGGGGATTTCGGAGGTCTACTCCGCACCTTGCCGATATTGAGTTGGCTGTTCGTTCTGGCGGCTTTCGCATCGCTCGGTTTGCCGGGGCTTGCACATTTTCCTGCTGAGTTCCAGATCTTCCTCGGCACGCTCCAGATCTACCCGGCGGCGATAGTCGTCGTCCTTGGACTCGCTGTTACCGCCGGGCTATATCTGAGGGCAATCGGTGCGGTTCTCCTCGGCACAGCGAACGAACGCTGGGCCGGTTTGAAGGATCTCGACCGCCGGGAAATAATCTCTGTCACGCCGCTGCTGTTCCTTACGTTGCTGCTCGGGGTCGCGCCATTTCTAGCTCTGGATGTAATCCACGCAACTACATCGGTCCTACTGCCATGA
- the nuoK gene encoding NADH-quinone oxidoreductase subunit NuoK, producing MPALMVALAVGALLFGVGLYGALSQTNLVMIMMGVEVMLGGAIVNLVAFWRFLHPQVFSGQMFVLIVLTVMALEMAVGFGIGTARFRSRGSVEMEEAKELKG from the coding sequence ATGCCCGCGCTCATGGTCGCGCTGGCAGTCGGAGCCTTGCTGTTCGGGGTCGGGCTTTACGGCGCGTTGTCGCAGACAAACCTGGTCATGATCATGATGGGAGTGGAGGTCATGCTCGGCGGCGCGATAGTGAACCTCGTGGCGTTCTGGCGTTTCCTCCACCCGCAAGTCTTCTCCGGCCAGATGTTCGTCCTGATAGTCCTGACGGTCATGGCTCTCGAAATGGCGGTCGGTTTCGGTATAGGAACGGCTCGTTTTCGCTCTCGTGGCTCGGTGGAGATGGAAGAGGCGAAGGAACTAAAGGGATGA
- a CDS encoding metal-sensitive transcriptional regulator: MTDPTITGTQHGYIREGDKEKLRMRLRRIEGQVRGVQRMIEEEAYCVDILTQISSYMAASEKVASLVLKDHMDHCVKSAIKDGGEQADVKMEELKDAIDRFLKLG, translated from the coding sequence ATGACCGACCCGACGATCACCGGAACGCAGCACGGCTACATCAGGGAGGGTGACAAGGAGAAGCTCAGGATGCGGCTCAGGCGCATCGAGGGTCAGGTGCGGGGTGTGCAGCGAATGATCGAAGAAGAAGCCTACTGCGTGGACATCCTCACCCAGATATCCAGCTACATGGCCGCCTCGGAGAAGGTTGCCTCGCTCGTCCTGAAAGACCATATGGATCACTGCGTGAAGTCCGCCATCAAGGATGGTGGCGAACAGGCCGACGTGAAGATGGAAGAGCTGAAGGACGCGATAGACCGCTTCCTCAAACTGGGTTAG
- a CDS encoding heavy-metal-associated domain-containing protein yields MTEKTFRVEGMSCGHCEMSVQEELEELDGVKSAKADHVEGTVVVAYEEGRVTGEQFRAAVEEAGYELVF; encoded by the coding sequence ATGACGGAGAAGACATTCAGGGTCGAGGGCATGAGCTGCGGCCACTGCGAAATGAGCGTTCAGGAAGAACTAGAAGAGCTTGACGGCGTGAAGAGCGCGAAGGCCGACCATGTGGAGGGAACCGTCGTGGTCGCCTACGAGGAAGGTCGGGTCACGGGCGAGCAGTTCCGGGCTGCGGTCGAAGAAGCCGGTTACGAACTGGTCTTCTAG
- a CDS encoding NADH-quinone oxidoreductase subunit N has protein sequence MSGMEGMNMGRDLTLLAPEIAVLLTAVGALIFEMVRLPRVGLPFTVVGLLVATGLSVPLIGTDTTVFTDTFRIDTLSVWAKLILLPATILSVLLSYHEVRDTYREGTVYSLFSFTALGALVLAGAGDMMFLVLGILLSSLGSFALVAYPRDDRATEAAMKYLVFGSVTSAIMIFLITFWFGATGSTLLSDLAELEGMPLAAAAGIVAVIVGLGYKAAIAPFHFWAPDAYDGGPLSVAAFLSVVPKVGAIFALAQVVGDLPPGEAGWPYIIAALAVLSMTYGNLVALVQDNVVRLLAYSSVAQAGYFLLGIVAVGRGDLALQSLVVFAAAYAAMNLGAFAIVALAGRDLVNFTGIGRSTPLVGAAMSAFLFSLVGIPPLGGFVGKLLLFGASLEVGFVWLAVVAILNSVLSLAVYLRIVVVMYTEPKGKPVFCRSVTVVWAVSLIATVGVGVAAQSLLSGIGL, from the coding sequence ATGAGCGGCATGGAAGGCATGAATATGGGGCGCGACCTGACCCTGCTCGCGCCGGAGATAGCGGTTCTTCTCACGGCGGTCGGCGCGCTGATCTTCGAGATGGTTCGCCTTCCGAGGGTCGGACTTCCGTTCACCGTCGTCGGGCTTCTCGTAGCCACCGGACTCTCCGTGCCGCTGATCGGAACGGACACGACCGTGTTCACGGATACCTTCCGAATAGATACCCTGAGCGTGTGGGCGAAGCTGATCCTCCTCCCGGCTACTATCCTCTCCGTACTCCTCTCCTACCACGAAGTCAGAGACACCTACCGCGAAGGAACCGTTTACAGTCTGTTCTCGTTCACGGCTCTCGGCGCGCTCGTGCTTGCCGGAGCAGGGGACATGATGTTCCTCGTACTCGGTATTCTGCTCTCCAGCCTGGGTTCTTTCGCGCTGGTTGCCTATCCTCGCGACGACCGGGCTACCGAAGCCGCCATGAAGTATCTGGTCTTCGGTTCGGTAACGAGCGCAATCATGATCTTCCTCATAACCTTCTGGTTCGGAGCCACAGGCTCGACGCTGCTTTCGGATCTGGCAGAGCTTGAGGGAATGCCGCTCGCCGCCGCTGCAGGTATCGTCGCCGTCATCGTCGGTCTCGGCTACAAAGCTGCCATCGCTCCGTTTCACTTCTGGGCGCCGGATGCCTACGATGGCGGGCCCCTCTCCGTTGCCGCGTTTCTGTCCGTCGTGCCGAAGGTAGGGGCGATCTTCGCCCTGGCTCAGGTCGTTGGCGATCTGCCACCCGGCGAGGCGGGATGGCCCTATATCATCGCCGCGCTGGCCGTTCTTTCCATGACCTACGGCAACCTCGTCGCGCTGGTGCAGGACAACGTGGTGAGACTTCTTGCGTACTCGTCGGTTGCACAGGCCGGCTACTTCCTGCTCGGCATCGTCGCTGTCGGACGGGGAGACCTTGCGCTGCAATCTTTAGTCGTTTTTGCTGCTGCCTACGCCGCCATGAACCTCGGAGCTTTCGCGATCGTCGCCCTTGCAGGCCGGGACCTGGTGAACTTCACCGGAATCGGACGCTCCACGCCTCTCGTGGGTGCGGCGATGTCGGCCTTCCTTTTCTCGCTCGTTGGCATTCCTCCGCTCGGGGGTTTCGTTGGTAAGCTCCTGCTATTCGGAGCATCGCTGGAAGTAGGATTCGTCTGGCTGGCCGTCGTCGCTATCCTCAACAGCGTCCTCTCATTGGCGGTTTATCTGAGGATCGTAGTAGTCATGTACACGGAGCCGAAGGGCAAGCCCGTGTTC
- a CDS encoding NADH-quinone oxidoreductase subunit L, producing MSVFLLGILTPIAVTVAILLLRRGAALLAVAGSGLGLVAALFTFMQVAKGTRHEVTFPGLPEFPLRLIAEPLTALLSVVVWVVGFLAMVYAVGYMKRDSFEIRFYAGMMFFIAAMQMLVLAGDWVLLLASWEMIGFASYLLIGHYSEREGVASAATRAFLYTRTADLGLYVAVFILVTQTGTTEIEQTLQTGGAAAFAAGLLLIVAAAGKSAQIPFSGWLRDAMVGPTPVSALLHSATLVAAGAILIIRISPLLPQGVLLVTGLLGGLTIILAGFMAIAETDLKRLLAASTSSQYGFMLLAIGAGSPFAALAHLLAHAAMKSSLFLGAGIFQTSRHSTRFDALGGVGREHKLAYLGFAVSALALAGIPPLSGFFSKDAIISATRDSPYALLFGSFAIFGTLLTGVYVARAMRLLWRGPEQTQAIAGIRWMGAALGVLALLSTTVGFMMNPLGNLLGTELPKGLFAAILGITFSVAGLALGWFVPAPNLLGSLREPALRGFGLDGGIHEVAVRPALAMARTLDRFDRRVHSTVNALARGAMVVANLTVRTDERGIDGFILALVDTTRDLGGSARRLQSGLVHRELVLAVVGGGIILAFATVMVIGASSS from the coding sequence ATGAGCGTGTTTCTACTTGGGATACTGACACCCATCGCCGTCACGGTGGCGATACTCCTCCTTCGGCGCGGCGCGGCTCTCCTCGCCGTTGCAGGTTCCGGCTTAGGGTTAGTGGCCGCGCTGTTCACCTTCATGCAGGTCGCCAAGGGAACGCGCCATGAGGTGACGTTTCCGGGACTGCCGGAATTTCCCCTTCGGCTGATCGCCGAACCGCTGACCGCACTGCTCTCAGTGGTCGTGTGGGTCGTCGGGTTTCTGGCGATGGTCTACGCGGTCGGCTACATGAAGAGGGACTCTTTCGAGATTCGATTCTACGCCGGGATGATGTTCTTCATTGCGGCAATGCAGATGCTCGTGCTTGCGGGAGACTGGGTTTTGTTGCTCGCGTCGTGGGAGATGATCGGGTTCGCAAGCTATCTCCTGATCGGCCACTACTCAGAGCGGGAAGGTGTCGCATCCGCCGCGACCCGCGCGTTCCTCTACACTCGAACCGCTGACCTCGGCCTCTACGTAGCTGTCTTTATCCTCGTCACCCAAACCGGAACGACCGAGATAGAACAGACCCTCCAGACCGGAGGAGCTGCGGCGTTTGCAGCCGGTTTGTTACTAATCGTCGCGGCGGCGGGGAAGTCCGCTCAGATACCGTTCTCCGGCTGGCTCCGGGACGCTATGGTCGGACCGACGCCCGTATCCGCGCTTTTGCACTCGGCAACGCTCGTCGCCGCCGGGGCTATACTCATTATCCGGATTTCCCCCCTGCTACCCCAGGGCGTGCTTCTGGTTACCGGGCTGCTCGGAGGACTGACGATAATCCTTGCGGGGTTTATGGCTATCGCCGAGACGGATCTCAAACGTCTCCTTGCCGCTTCTACCTCGAGCCAGTACGGGTTCATGCTGCTCGCTATCGGGGCGGGATCGCCGTTCGCAGCCCTGGCTCACCTTCTCGCCCACGCCGCGATGAAGAGTTCGCTCTTTCTGGGAGCGGGAATCTTCCAGACCTCCAGACACTCGACCCGCTTCGATGCGCTCGGAGGTGTCGGTCGGGAGCATAAGCTCGCCTACCTGGGTTTCGCGGTCTCGGCTCTCGCGCTGGCCGGAATCCCGCCGCTCTCCGGATTCTTCTCCAAAGACGCGATCATCTCCGCCACCCGCGACTCTCCTTACGCTCTTCTGTTCGGATCTTTCGCCATCTTCGGGACGCTTCTTACCGGGGTCTACGTCGCGCGGGCGATGCGACTGCTATGGCGCGGCCCGGAACAAACGCAGGCAATCGCCGGAATTCGCTGGATGGGCGCGGCTCTCGGTGTTCTAGCCTTGCTCTCAACAACCGTCGGCTTCATGATGAATCCGCTTGGAAACCTGCTCGGAACCGAACTCCCGAAGGGCCTGTTCGCAGCGATACTTGGAATAACGTTCAGCGTTGCCGGGCTTGCGCTCGGGTGGTTCGTCCCCGCTCCGAACCTGCTCGGTTCGCTACGTGAGCCTGCTCTCAGAGGCTTTGGACTGGATGGTGGGATCCACGAAGTCGCGGTGCGCCCTGCGCTCGCAATGGCTCGTACCCTAGATAGATTCGACCGGAGAGTCCACTCGACCGTAAACGCCCTCGCACGTGGAGCAATGGTGGTAGCGAACCTCACCGTCCGAACGGACGAACGAGGCATAGACGGTTTCATCCTTGCGCTGGTAGACACAACCAGAGACCTCGGTGGCTCTGCAAGGAGGCTCCAGTCGGGGCTGGTGCATCGGGAGCTTGTTCTTGCGGTGGTCGGTGGCGGAATCATTCTGGCATTCGCGACGGTCATGGTTATCGGGGCTTCAAGTTCATGA
- a CDS encoding NADH-quinone oxidoreductase subunit A: MSAIQQYAMLFGMIVATGGLVVSLWAASRSASGKTRKEKAKDVPAASGELSPGPVWVRYHARYYGYALLFLAFDMEMAYMYPWAVVYRELGLVALLDMGVFLSILFLGLLYGWSQGALRRQ, translated from the coding sequence GTGAGCGCCATCCAGCAGTACGCGATGCTCTTTGGGATGATCGTAGCCACAGGCGGCCTCGTGGTAAGCCTTTGGGCTGCGTCACGCTCGGCGTCCGGGAAGACCCGCAAGGAGAAGGCGAAAGACGTTCCGGCGGCGAGCGGCGAACTATCCCCGGGACCAGTTTGGGTACGCTACCACGCCCGGTACTATGGTTATGCGCTACTCTTTCTTGCCTTCGATATGGAGATGGCCTACATGTATCCGTGGGCGGTCGTGTACCGGGAACTAGGGCTTGTCGCTCTGCTGGACATGGGAGTTTTCCTGTCAATCCTCTTCCTCGGACTTCTCTACGGCTGGAGTCAGGGCGCGCTGAGGCGGCAATGA
- a CDS encoding heavy metal-binding domain-containing protein codes for MKPDVVAELEPDSVAAGIEEIRTLFAQGAFQSAVSDFEVDGIETRVTYTCAMHPEVVRDKPGSCPICGMELLQRESGADEEKHNMHESEDSHGGMDHNHMDHGGMDFMSMVEMTKDLPRSRDGLPMEWIKAEFGPLFPGLPGGLSLTLTLDGDAVVEARGRSLAGIRSEDLQTMPLNAFLNKSGRLDPLSSSAYLMLAVNAIEDASDTKPGDEDRIERIAVLERERISSHLGWLSNLGRLLGYESLRRRTNALQYDFVRGREVGRNSKLEAEVRGLIRAIQRSPFLSHRLRGVGKLSPDERMSGPVARASGLVRDARMGDVAYAALGFEPSFFEGGDSLSRLRVRLAELESSLDLLVSLPRTLTLRETKLYGGAFSGEGNAEIETPRGTARLRLKVEDSFVDVLALDMPSEANLTLVEGLADDTELSEFLVSVNSLDISPWSTRSS; via the coding sequence TTGAAGCCGGACGTCGTTGCTGAACTGGAACCGGACAGCGTTGCTGCGGGCATTGAGGAAATCCGGACTCTGTTCGCGCAGGGTGCGTTTCAGAGCGCAGTTTCGGACTTCGAGGTAGATGGAATCGAAACGCGCGTAACCTACACCTGCGCTATGCACCCTGAAGTCGTTCGGGATAAGCCGGGATCGTGCCCGATCTGCGGCATGGAACTCCTGCAGCGCGAATCTGGAGCGGACGAAGAAAAACACAACATGCACGAAAGCGAAGATTCGCATGGCGGCATGGATCATAACCATATGGATCATGGAGGCATGGATTTCATGTCAATGGTCGAGATGACGAAGGATCTCCCGCGCAGCCGCGATGGACTCCCGATGGAGTGGATCAAAGCCGAATTCGGACCGCTCTTCCCCGGTCTGCCCGGCGGCCTCTCGCTTACACTCACCCTCGACGGCGACGCAGTCGTCGAAGCTCGCGGGAGATCGTTAGCCGGTATCCGCTCAGAGGATCTGCAAACCATGCCGCTCAACGCGTTTCTGAATAAGTCGGGCAGGTTGGACCCGCTTTCTTCATCGGCGTACTTAATGCTTGCGGTAAACGCTATCGAGGACGCCAGCGACACGAAACCCGGAGATGAAGATCGAATAGAGCGTATCGCCGTGCTGGAGCGAGAGCGGATATCGAGCCACCTCGGTTGGCTCTCGAACCTCGGACGGTTGCTTGGTTACGAAAGCCTCCGACGACGAACGAACGCTCTGCAATACGACTTTGTGCGCGGTCGGGAAGTAGGTCGAAACTCGAAGCTCGAAGCAGAAGTTCGTGGCCTGATCCGTGCGATTCAGCGTTCCCCGTTTCTGAGCCACAGGTTGCGCGGGGTCGGGAAACTATCCCCCGACGAACGGATGTCCGGCCCCGTCGCCCGGGCCAGCGGCCTCGTGAGGGATGCGAGGATGGGAGATGTAGCTTACGCTGCTCTCGGCTTCGAGCCTTCGTTTTTCGAGGGCGGCGATTCGCTTTCGCGGTTGCGGGTACGGCTCGCAGAGCTGGAAAGCAGCCTGGATCTCCTGGTCTCACTTCCCCGGACGCTCACGCTACGGGAGACGAAACTATACGGCGGGGCATTCTCGGGAGAGGGGAATGCCGAGATCGAAACCCCGAGAGGCACAGCCCGGCTTCGTCTGAAGGTCGAAGATAGTTTCGTGGATGTGTTGGCATTGGACATGCCGTCTGAAGCTAACCTTACACTGGTCGAGGGTCTGGCAGATGACACGGAACTCTCCGAGTTTCTCGTCTCGGTCAACTCGCTGGACATCTCTCCCTGGAGTACGAGGTCTTCGTGA